A genomic window from Lycium barbarum isolate Lr01 chromosome 4, ASM1917538v2, whole genome shotgun sequence includes:
- the LOC132636368 gene encoding uncharacterized protein LOC132636368 — protein sequence MASNLVKFHAQSIQIPHSSFHFNLTKFPYAKSLNSLGSTQQLNNLYLSFTFTKPLKKFQISPPQCSLSSPTPPASKEDAISQAKLSLFSTLEKPLNNPKLIGKIKKLKQPRFRVEIPVVDDSPSAISQLALDIFGNIPLKKKGPKIKILLLWPNKTLKQAAEIVFEKKYSNPIIENLDISSNIGEISADVLVFMAPEASRLSFMKDISDVFYPKPVVIFNPKWGFDEESSFGELSGFVSSFEVVYSFMGLEVRGILSNRKGVMFRCVKDGVLSGENSKWYVFVEEDGELKVVSRFKTRPSIVEVENVLYNLMAMNSPITKSAKFLKDLVSNVRGKK from the coding sequence ATGGCTTCCAATCTTGTAAAATTCCATGCACAATCCATCCAAATTCCCCACTCTTCATTTCACTTCAACCTCACCAAATTCCCATACGCAAAATCCTTAAACTCTTTAGGATCAACACAACAACTTAACAATCTTTATCTCTCTTTTACCTTCACAAAACCCCTAAAAAAGTTCCAAATTTCACCTCCTCAATGTTCGCTCTCTTCTCCTACCCCACCTGCCAGCAAAGAAGATGCAATTTCCCAAGCAAAATTATCTCTTTTTAGTACTTTAGAGAAACCACTTAACAATCCTAAACTCAttggaaaaatcaagaaactcaAACAACCAAGATTTCGTGTTGAAATTCCAGTTGTTGATGACTCACCATCTGCAATATCTCAACTTGCTCTTGATATATTTGGAAACATACCCTTAAAAAAGAAAGGTCCAAAAATCAAGATTCTTCTTTTATGGCCTAATAAAACCTTAAAACAAGCTGCAGAGATAGtttttgagaagaaatattcaAACCCCATTATAGAAAATTTAGATATTTCATCAAATATTGGTGAAATATCTGCTGATGTATTGGTTTTTATGGCTCCTGAGGCTTCAAGATTAAGTTTTATGAAGGATATTTCTGATGTGTTTTACCCAAAGCCTGTGGTGATATTTAATCCTAAATGGGGTTTTGATGAAGAGAGTAGTTTTGGTGAGTTAAGTggatttgtgagttcttttgagGTTGTGTATTCATTTATGGGATTGGAGGTTAGAGGGATATTGAGTAATAGAAAAGGGGTGATGTTTAGATGTGTTAAAGATGGTGTTTTGAGTGGCGAGAATTCGAAATGGTACGTGTTTGTTGAAGAAGATGGAGAGTTGAAGGTTGTTTCGAGGTTTAAAACAAGGCCATCGATCGTTGAAGTTGAGAATGTTTTGTATAACTTGATGGCTATGAATTCGCCAATTACAAAATCGGCGAAGTTCTTGAAGGATTTGGTGTCAAATGTAAGGGGAAAAAAGTAA